A single Lysinibacter sp. HNR DNA region contains:
- the alr gene encoding alanine racemase, with translation MSSTSLRRAIISRDAIRHNVATLRSIIPGREVMAVVKADAYGHGAIESARAAVDGGATWLGVADVDEAMELREAGIQEPILCWIHGPYTDFSVALTHKIDLGVSSLAQLETIAEASRGRADNLAPLGVHLKFDTGLGRNGFAPGDALAGIVRARELEADGDIRIRGLFSHLSNASRREDREAIDKLALIVELAAQHGVAPRLTHIAASAATLRYPELPFSMVRIGLMIYGLSPLPEFTPADIGLKPAMRLESTVLSVRRVPGGSGVSYDYTYTTSQETTLVLVGMGYADGIPRSASNSACVSLGGKNFRISGRVAMDQFVVDVGDTNVSVGDPVILFGDPLAQIPSVEDFAEASGTINYEIITRLGRRVERIYT, from the coding sequence ATGAGTTCCACGAGCCTGCGTCGTGCGATTATTAGCCGTGACGCGATCCGTCATAACGTTGCCACCCTGCGGAGTATAATCCCGGGCCGCGAGGTAATGGCAGTCGTGAAGGCCGACGCTTATGGTCACGGTGCCATCGAGAGCGCTCGCGCCGCCGTTGACGGGGGCGCTACCTGGTTGGGGGTAGCCGATGTCGACGAGGCTATGGAACTCCGTGAGGCCGGCATACAGGAACCAATTCTCTGCTGGATACACGGACCTTACACCGATTTTTCTGTTGCGTTAACACACAAAATCGATCTGGGTGTGAGCTCTCTCGCGCAGCTTGAAACGATTGCTGAGGCGTCTCGGGGTCGTGCGGATAACCTGGCTCCTCTGGGGGTTCACCTGAAGTTTGACACGGGACTCGGAAGAAACGGCTTTGCCCCGGGTGATGCGCTCGCGGGTATTGTCCGAGCCCGCGAGCTGGAAGCTGACGGCGACATCAGGATTCGGGGTCTGTTTAGTCATCTCTCTAACGCTTCCCGTCGAGAGGACAGGGAAGCCATCGACAAGCTTGCACTCATCGTTGAACTCGCGGCTCAGCACGGTGTTGCACCCCGGCTCACCCACATAGCGGCATCGGCAGCCACCCTCAGGTACCCGGAACTTCCCTTTAGCATGGTTCGCATCGGCCTGATGATTTATGGCCTCTCTCCGCTGCCCGAGTTCACCCCGGCTGACATCGGATTAAAACCCGCGATGAGGCTGGAGAGCACCGTTTTGAGTGTGCGTCGAGTGCCCGGTGGTTCCGGGGTATCCTACGACTACACCTACACGACGTCTCAGGAGACCACCCTGGTGCTTGTCGGGATGGGCTATGCCGACGGGATTCCGCGGTCAGCTTCAAACTCTGCCTGCGTGTCTCTTGGGGGTAAAAACTTCCGTATCTCAGGCCGCGTAGCGATGGATCAATTTGTTGTTGATGTAGGTGACACAAACGTCTCCGTGGGGGACCCCGTGATTCTTTTTGGAGATCCGCTCGCACAGATTCCCAGTGTAGAAGATTTTGCTGAGGCCAGCGGCACCATCAACTACGAAATAATAACCCGGCTCGGTCGTCGAGTTGAACGGATCTACACATAA
- a CDS encoding holo-ACP synthase, with the protein MIVGIGVDTVEIERFERSLARTPALLNRLFSEGERGLPPASRAARFAAKEALIKALGGDRDLSWRDLIVPKTNESRPEFERTAALERILAHLSITRVHLSLTHDAGVATAFVVLEGGNG; encoded by the coding sequence ATGATCGTAGGCATCGGGGTGGACACCGTGGAGATCGAACGCTTTGAGCGTTCACTTGCGCGTACTCCGGCGCTCCTGAACCGTCTTTTTAGCGAGGGAGAAAGAGGCCTCCCGCCCGCCTCCCGTGCCGCTCGCTTTGCGGCAAAAGAGGCTCTGATAAAGGCCCTGGGGGGAGACAGGGATCTTTCGTGGCGCGATCTGATTGTCCCAAAAACTAACGAGAGTCGTCCCGAATTTGAGAGAACAGCCGCGCTGGAACGGATTCTTGCTCACCTATCTATTACCCGGGTGCATCTCTCCCTCACCCACGACGCGGGAGTGGCCACGGCCTTTGTTGTGCTTGAGGGAGGCAATGGATGA